From one Gossypium hirsutum isolate 1008001.06 chromosome D08, Gossypium_hirsutum_v2.1, whole genome shotgun sequence genomic stretch:
- the LOC107899243 gene encoding sphingoid long-chain bases kinase 2, mitochondrial isoform X2 — translation MASDLSSDRSVFCGDSSSSPIHRRDLVFIINPGGANGRTGKEWKKLLPYLQSCLGSDCNICESLTSSPSHAIDITREAIREGEGVCSAWDGEVITILMQRHVMVDGKVRTDKTYPAGFMGCIWFHEDT, via the exons ATGGCTTCTGATCTCTCCTCTGACCGCTCCGTCTTCTGCGGCGACTCCTCCTCTTCTCCTATCCACCGCCGTGATCTAGTTTTCATCATCAATCCTGGAG GTGCTAATGGGAGAACCGGTAAAGAGTGGAAGAAACTACTTCCTTATCTTCAATCTTGCCTCGGCAGTGATTGTAAT ATATGTGAATCTTTGACTTCGAGTCCTTCTCATGCAATTGACATTACTAGGGAG GCAATAAGGGAGGGTGAAGGAGTATGCAGTGCCTGGGATGG AGAAGTGATTACTATTCTTATGCAAAGGCATGTTATGGTAGATGGGAAGGTTAGGACTGATAAGACCTACCCTGCAGGTTTTATGG GGTGCATATGGTTTCATGAGGACACATAA
- the LOC107899243 gene encoding sphingoid long-chain bases kinase 2, mitochondrial isoform X1, translating into MVMVSYYNHLLTPVGGVRFLIAKPSVLTAETNNPMASDLSSDRSVFCGDSSSSPIHRRDLVFIINPGGANGRTGKEWKKLLPYLQSCLGSDCNICESLTSSPSHAIDITREAIREGEGVCSAWDGEVITILMQRHVMVDGKVRTDKTYPAGFMGCIWFHEDT; encoded by the exons ATGGTAATGGTTAGCTATTATAATCACTTACTGACGCCTGTTGGTGGGGTACGGTTTCTGATTGCCAAGCCTTCCGTTTTGACAGCCGAGACCAACAACCCCATGGCTTCTGATCTCTCCTCTGACCGCTCCGTCTTCTGCGGCGACTCCTCCTCTTCTCCTATCCACCGCCGTGATCTAGTTTTCATCATCAATCCTGGAG GTGCTAATGGGAGAACCGGTAAAGAGTGGAAGAAACTACTTCCTTATCTTCAATCTTGCCTCGGCAGTGATTGTAAT ATATGTGAATCTTTGACTTCGAGTCCTTCTCATGCAATTGACATTACTAGGGAG GCAATAAGGGAGGGTGAAGGAGTATGCAGTGCCTGGGATGG AGAAGTGATTACTATTCTTATGCAAAGGCATGTTATGGTAGATGGGAAGGTTAGGACTGATAAGACCTACCCTGCAGGTTTTATGG GGTGCATATGGTTTCATGAGGACACATAA